Genomic window (Temnothorax longispinosus isolate EJ_2023e chromosome 3, Tlon_JGU_v1, whole genome shotgun sequence):
tgattatcttatttttattcccttttttcataaatctaaCGACATCAAAAATACTCATTTttcaattgtaaaaaaatactaatttttaataatataagatcgacgtaatttttttcttaaaggatTCTTCAgctcttatttaaaaaaaatgttttttattttacgtaaatttcaaccaaaaataattttttttattttttacgttttttttagcGATTTTTTCCCgagtttatttgtttaaacagttatttacaatttttttattgttttaaagtaTTGTTTCGTATTCTATAAGGTTCAAAGacattctataaattttttcagatttttaaaacatttttgaagttatttgttatttaataagcTCAGAACACGAACGACCCATGGACAGGAATTACGTTGATCGAAAACAAGGGCAGGGGCTGAgggttaattataattacaattacaattataattataattacaaacaaaCGCTTATATAGTTTTTGCGTACTAAAATACTAAATGCAAATATCCTATCTTCCTAatttcaaatgtaaaatacGGAGGACTGTGTCTTAATTGggtgaaataaaattggaaaaagtataaaagtttgtaatgcatttaaaattatgtatagaaaataaatatatttatttaacttatttattcatCTATCACGTATAAGAAAGGAATTGTTTAAATCTGTTcacattattaaaagaaattaaatagaataattatttattatatgtataaatattattgttgcGTGTGTTTTATATACGCGACGAGGAAAAATTTATCACAcaaacaaagaaataattctttatttataaagaatttatcacttgcgattatttgaaatatattttatttgcggAAATACAAAATGCACGGTAAAAGGTACGAGAAAACAAGatacgaatattttataaaaatgagcaCTTTGCagttatattgattttattaatcatttatttctattttccgatttaaattataaatatgtaaagtatcataaaaaaattataatgaagtAATATGAATTCTCCTGTAGAATAACCATTTTATAACGAGATACACAATGAACAAGcttatttataatgaaaaagcTGGCACTATCGAGAGCACAGTAGAAAGTACATAAGATACAAGATACGAGACGCACTTGTGTGtggcgtgcgcgcgcgcgcgcgagagagacggTTAAAGCTCCACGCTCCACCAGCTCCACGTTTCATGCGGAGCGTTAAGATTTTCCCGCCATTACGTTACGTAGCTACACAGCACACTCGTGCAATTGTGCGGAATAACAATAAACATATTAGGACAAATCCCAAATCCCACTGAATCTTCAGCTTGTTTTACAGAAATTCGTTGCGGAAGTTTgtgttatttatgtaattaacgCAGGTATTGGCTCAATTTCATTATGACAAAAGCTTTTTCTCCACTCCAAAATTTCGCAAGCTACAACAATAGGTcttcttgcacggttcatcatttctctttttctctccaacgtgaaaagaaaaagaggaaagatgaaccgtgcaagTGTTTTTGGCTAAAAAGAATAGGCCTACTTAATAAGTACAACACAGActgtatatacaattatagTTACACACATAATCGATAAGTGTGCAAAGcatacgtgaaaaaaaaagacgtgtCGTGTGTACTGATGCAATCGAAAATCGGGAGATACATCAAAACCACTCGGCACAGGCACGTAGAGACTCTATAGAGACGAACGAGGAGATCACCGAGGTGCGGAAACAAATCGGCAACGAAGCAGAGAATTTGGTTGGACGTGCAACAGGTAAGTATATGTGCTCGCTACACAAACAATAACTCACTTCCAAGTTCGTTGAACCGCTGTATCCTCGCCTTGGAGAAGGACATTTCGTCGTGTCGCGCGCGCTCACGCACGTAGAAGTTGCCTGCCGTACAGCGTACTCAGGAATCAACTCAATCAACGAACGAGATCCGACGGATTCGCCGCGACAGAATCGTTGCCGGGCGATGTTCGCCGGTGCGGAATATGCGCGATCGGCGCGATCAGGAGCCACTGTCGAACGACCGTTGCACAGGTGTTCCCGTTGTCGTCGTTCCGTTCGCGTGCGCCTCCCGCTCGCGCGAAGACAAAACCACGCGGACCACACCACGTTCGATCGCGCCAAACACTGCGTCTTTCCAGCCAGCGTCGCCAGCGATCCCTCACTCGACTCTGCCTGACTCTGCCTGCTGCCAGTCTGCCCGACTCCTCGCCGGATCGgttatttcaatttgaaaCGGCGGTTACCTGACCCCGAGCGCGGCGACGATTCGCCACCGAAGCGCCAATGAGCGCGGAGCCACAAGAATGTGCACTCGATACATGCGCTCCCTCCGCGTCGGCCGTCGATAATCAGCCGTGCGCCGTGCGACGTTTGCGAGCGAAAACGCGTGTTGTAAACGCGGCAGGAGGCAGGAGGAAAAGACGGTCAGCCGGGTTAGCTCctattgaaatatatgtatacactgGAACGAGGTAGAAATCCACGGTAGGCGAGTGGTATGAGAGAGAAATCCCAAGTTCCTCTCTTCTCCTTGTCTAGTCTACAGCGTAGTCAAGagtaaagccccttgcacaatgccaggcaacaggcaataggaacagggaatagaaatcagaaatcatgtataaatgcagaataaagccccggacacacaaatcgacggaagacgtaagacgtaaatcgtaaggaaatccactaatcagagtcgactattcccctcttcttccctcttaaagaggggaatcgtcgactctgattggtggattttcttacgatttacgtcttacgtcttccgtcgattccgtgtgtgtgaaggccttaaacagtgacacaggcaatagacacagagtttccgtcacgttggaaattctgtgcctattgcctattgccaaccaatcatagcatttgaattttttaggttgtaattaacgattttttggttatttcctgttcctattgcctgttgcctggcattgtgcaaggggcttaagtaGGGAGGATGGAGTGGGGATGAAGCACGGGCCAATCAAGAAGACCAAACAAGCCGaagacaaggacagcgcgctGCTCCAGACACCTTGACATGCTCTTTCTCATATCGCACAGGCAGACCTAGCGCTCGTTCCAGGTTCCAGGTTCCAACATTCCAACTTTCAGtatcatatattttcagtGACAGTTCCTGATTCCTGACTCTCCTGATTCCTCGTGTTTGATTCGTTGTTGGTGTCTCGCCGAGTCCCAACCTCGATTGAGCTTGCCCGCGTATTCGCGgagtacatacatatacgtgcGCGACGAGTGCCACGTGTACATACCCACCGTCTAGTGTGTTTATCGTGGCCCTCGCTCGATCACGATCACCAGTGGCCGCTAATGTGTCGCCGGTAAGGTGCCCGGTCCCGTTGAGTCTCCGCGCAGCGTATCAAATCTCTGGTTCACGATGAGATACAAACTCCACGTCGCACTGATCCTTCTTTCCGTTCTAAGCTATGTCGTCTGTCAATACAGAACGAAAAACGTGAGCGCTCCTcgaatatctttatatttattactccACTTCAGCTAAGTCTCAATATGCTTCTAGAATGGCTCTCTGAAATGTTATTCTTTTCTCGCAGAATCAAGGCACCTCTTTGGCAGAGCGCGTGCAGCAACTGACTGAGATGGCTATGAAGAAATCGGTACTGAAATTCAATGGTTCGAAATTTAAACAGTACATTAAAGCTCCTCCGAGGAATTATTCTGTTATAGTTATGTTTACCGCCATGGCGCCTCAAAGGCAATGTCAGATTTGCAGGTGAGCTGTTTATACTTGAACAAGTCGCCGTTGAGGAAATGGacgtgtttaataattatattgtaattttaggCATGCCAACGACGAATTTACAATAGTGGCTAATTCCTTCCGATATTCCCCGTTGTACTCTAACAAGTTGTTCTTCGCTTCTATCGATTTTGACGAAGGATCCGACGTTTTTCGGTTGGTAAGTAGAAAATACAAGGAGAAGATGTGAGAAGACATAATTAATAcgaaaatctttttatcataGATGAAGTTGAATACTGCGCCAGTATATATGCATTTTCCACCCAAAGGTAAACCAAAAGCTGCCGATACTATGGATATCCAGCGAGTAGGATTTGGTGCGGAAGCAATAGCGAAATGGATTGGTGAACGCACAGATATTCAGGTAATGCTGTTACAGTCATTGCCTCATGTcacatttgttatattaaagtGACGCTGATATCTGTGAAATAACATGTTTGTTATTTGACCACATTTGTGCAATACTGTGATTTTATTGTCGATTACAGATCAGAGTATTTAGACCACCAAATTATTCTGGTACAGTAGGATTAGGCATGCTCATAGTTATTGTAGGAGGTGGTCTGTATCTCAGACGTAACAACTTAGATTTCATTTACAACAAAAATCTGTGGGGATTCTGCGCTTTggtaagtatatttttcttcgattcctttttttttattgtaattaattgtaataaatatttataacttgcTCGTTTCCAGTTCTTTGCCATAAATATGACTTCTGGACAAATGTGGAATCATATCAGAGGACCacctttttttcataaatcacCAAATGGCAACGTAGCTTATATTCATGGATCTTCTCAAGGACAGTTTATAGTGGAAACCTATATTGTTATGGTCATGAGTATCCTTTTGGTATATTCAGAAAttactttatgaaaaaatgcactcagatttttttagattttttttataaaattgatttagttTCGAAGCGATtttccataataaaaaaaattacgtcggaaaaatctgaaaaaattctcaaagaTCCTgtgttgtatataaaaatgttcaagcAACAGCTTACAGTGGACTGACgtctgcttttaatttttttcaatatttttttttaaactcgaaaaaagctcgaaaaaattagaagcgaACGCCGGCTCACTTTGTGTCAaggcttaaaaattttgatatctgaggatttttgagaattttttcagatttttaaattgtagcTATCGATATGtcggtttaaaaaattataactaaatctattttataaaaaaaatcagtgcATGTGAGAGTTGgattaataacataaaaaattatctcgaGGGTCAAACTCAGGTCGATTTGGcatggaatgccccatattTAAAGATACAGGTAAACTAGGTTTCTTACATTTTGTGATATAGAccttaattacatataaaaagatgGAGCAGTGGTATTAGGAATGATTTTAATGACTGAAGCTGCAGCTCGTAAAGGAGACATTAAGAAGCGCAAAATACTAGCTGTGATAGGTGCGGGATTAGTCGCAATTTTCTTTAGTCTTCTTCTATCAATATTTAGAAACAAAGCTCAAGGCTATCCATATAGGTTTGtaaatcttttatctttaatgtattattataaatgaatttaatattttgaagcatgataatatttgaaaaattaaaaaaatttcaatatcatCATGCTTCATACTTGAATGTTTATAAGAATTGTCATTATATTTGTATCCCAGGGAAGAATAATTTTGTCTGTTTCAGTTTACTGTTCAAGTAATTAAATAGGTGTAGAAAAAACATCTTCATGAGTTCTTCAtttgagtaaaaaatatttggcagTTCGATATAAAACtaggattttttttacaaatgaaGAGTAAAGagttatattgttataaatgttgTATCATATTCATTACACTGTatgtaatacaaataaatccatgtttaatactattatacaataaaacaaaagtagTATAcggaaatatgtatttaaactaatatataaGGACAAAGATTCATTAAACCTGTTTATTCAGtatgcatattattttatatgtatattataaatataaaaattattaaatattattttctataaattatatataaatttttttaataggagAGTTTTACCATATATAAGGAATTatgatctttctctcttttggataatttttaaatgttttacggTACCACTGATGAGACAAAAATGCACTTTCCAcctaaaaagaattatttatatacttcacttttcctctctctttttctaagaaaaatatgcttattgatttctattttttaccTGATTTAATATAACCCAAAGAGTAACGTAATGATATGTAGAGGCTTGCCAAAGGATTACAgacaacattaaatatataagtgtCTCTTGT
Coding sequences:
- the Ostgamma gene encoding dolichyl-diphosphooligosaccharide--protein glycosyltransferase subunit TUSC3 isoform X3, which codes for MRYKLHVALILLSVLSYVVCQYRTKNNQGTSLAERVQQLTEMAMKKSVLKFNGSKFKQYIKAPPRNYSVIVMFTAMAPQRQCQICRHANDEFTIVANSFRYSPLYSNKLFFASIDFDEGSDVFRLMKLNTAPVYMHFPPKGKPKAADTMDIQRVGFGAEAIAKWIGERTDIQIRVFRPPNYSGTVGLGMLIVIVGGGLYLRRNNLDFIYNKNLWGFCALFFAINMTSGQMWNHIRGPPFFHKSPNGNVAYIHGSSQGQFIVETYIVMVMNLNYI
- the Ostgamma gene encoding dolichyl-diphosphooligosaccharide--protein glycosyltransferase subunit TUSC3 isoform X2 — its product is MRYKLHVALILLSVLSYVVCQYRTKNNQGTSLAERVQQLTEMAMKKSVLKFNGSKFKQYIKAPPRNYSVIVMFTAMAPQRQCQICRHANDEFTIVANSFRYSPLYSNKLFFASIDFDEGSDVFRLMKLNTAPVYMHFPPKGKPKAADTMDIQRVGFGAEAIAKWIGERTDIQIRVFRPPNYSGTVGLGMLIVIVGGGLYLRRNNLDFIYNKNLWGFCALFFAINMTSGQMWNHIRGPPFFHKSPNGNVAYIHGSSQGQFIVETYIVMVMNGAVVLGMILMTEAAARKGDIKKRKILAVIGAGLVAIFFSLLLSIFRNKAQGYPYREE
- the Ostgamma gene encoding dolichyl-diphosphooligosaccharide--protein glycosyltransferase subunit TUSC3 isoform X1 — protein: MRYKLHVALILLSVLSYVVCQYRTKNNQGTSLAERVQQLTEMAMKKSVLKFNGSKFKQYIKAPPRNYSVIVMFTAMAPQRQCQICRHANDEFTIVANSFRYSPLYSNKLFFASIDFDEGSDVFRLMKLNTAPVYMHFPPKGKPKAADTMDIQRVGFGAEAIAKWIGERTDIQIRVFRPPNYSGTVGLGMLIVIVGGGLYLRRNNLDFIYNKNLWGFCALFFAINMTSGQMWNHIRGPPFFHKSPNGNVAYIHGSSQGQFIVETYIVMVMNGAVVLGMILMTEAAARKGDIKKRKILAVIGAGLVAIFFSLLLSIFRNKAQGYPYSLLFK